The Abyssicoccus albus genome includes a region encoding these proteins:
- a CDS encoding glycosyltransferase, with protein sequence MYYFACLNVPEHITGVDRAYLSRLNLFKSNNIPAKIITIEYNHMAYDTLVKYGVEYDTINMYDYFQNAVNLKPSKPFNIQRYWEESLNYKLEVVSHQLDIIIKNQDNQFIQYARFTSTERKKLDFVNHISDNGTIVKHEQYDHRGFLSSVQYYGPHEKCYLHQFYNVQGDIILEKYYQIENQHLPIMILLHKSNGSTVRFKNEDELISYFIESIYSAGDIFIIDRPYEYIKPFANTHPYITAAVFMHTTHLADEYSEGRMFKWPFNFLGDHLNRFKALICSTEAQCNDLSYDQFTGQAFNIPVGFIEDNQLMTTNQFNHKNKFKIISVARYISSKQLDHQIRLVHRLKKEFPLVSLDIYGFGGLGGVEEELKQLINDLNANDYIHLKGYSNNLNSAYQNSGLFLLTSKEEGFALVLLESYRHNTPVISYDIKYGPNEIIKDNVNGNLVPLNDEEQLYKVVHNFLSDDSVSNRYYENCILTQKKYSASQNFDHWMKLIQYLEHKEKHDDINN encoded by the coding sequence ATGTATTATTTTGCTTGTTTAAATGTGCCCGAACATATAACTGGTGTCGATAGAGCGTATCTATCTCGACTCAACTTATTTAAGTCCAACAATATTCCTGCCAAGATTATTACTATAGAGTATAATCATATGGCATACGATACTTTAGTTAAGTATGGTGTAGAATATGACACGATTAACATGTACGATTACTTCCAAAATGCTGTGAATTTAAAACCGTCAAAACCTTTTAACATTCAACGTTATTGGGAAGAATCTTTAAATTACAAATTAGAGGTTGTTTCTCACCAACTTGATATTATTATAAAAAATCAAGATAACCAATTTATTCAATATGCACGATTCACATCTACCGAGAGAAAAAAACTGGATTTTGTAAATCATATTAGTGATAATGGAACAATTGTTAAACATGAACAATATGATCATCGTGGTTTTTTAAGCTCTGTTCAATATTATGGACCACACGAAAAATGTTATTTACATCAGTTTTATAACGTGCAAGGGGATATCATTCTTGAAAAGTATTATCAAATCGAAAACCAGCATCTGCCGATTATGATTTTACTTCATAAATCAAATGGCTCTACTGTTCGATTTAAAAATGAAGATGAACTCATTAGTTACTTTATAGAGTCAATTTATTCAGCAGGAGATATATTTATTATTGATCGACCTTATGAATACATTAAACCTTTTGCTAATACCCACCCTTATATCACAGCGGCTGTATTTATGCATACAACACATTTAGCAGATGAATATAGTGAAGGTCGAATGTTCAAATGGCCTTTTAATTTTTTAGGTGACCACCTCAATCGCTTTAAAGCTTTAATTTGTTCTACAGAAGCACAATGTAACGATTTATCTTACGATCAATTTACAGGACAAGCATTTAATATTCCAGTCGGTTTTATAGAAGATAACCAACTTATGACGACAAATCAATTTAATCATAAAAATAAATTCAAAATTATTAGCGTCGCTCGATATATTAGTAGTAAACAATTAGATCACCAAATCAGACTTGTACATCGCTTAAAAAAAGAGTTTCCATTAGTGAGTCTAGATATTTATGGTTTTGGAGGTCTAGGTGGTGTTGAAGAAGAACTAAAGCAATTAATTAATGATTTAAATGCAAATGATTATATTCATCTTAAGGGGTATTCAAATAATTTAAATTCAGCCTATCAAAATAGTGGATTGTTCCTTTTGACGAGTAAAGAAGAAGGGTTTGCGTTAGTATTACTTGAATCATATAGACATAATACACCAGTAATCAGCTATGATATTAAATACGGTCCTAATGAAATTATTAAAGATAATGTCAATGGAAATTTAGTTCCGTTAAACGATGAAGAACAATTATATAAAGTAGTTCATAATTTTTTGAGCGATGACTCGGTAAGCAATCGATATTATGAAAACTGCATTTTGACACAGAAAAAATATAGTGCTTCTCAGAATTTTGACCACTGGATGAAACTGATTCAATATTTGGAACATAAGGAGAAACATGATGACATCAACAATTAA
- a CDS encoding CatB-related O-acetyltransferase gives MTSTINGIVYYTDNIHLQQLHHHSTVYTTNNVLQFLDDHYISTKISDRGHIMRVNDPIYIADHAIIEPYTTFGGTNYFFTMGAFSYTRSLLPLNTIVGRYTSIAHSVSRMGINHPIDRFSSSSITYESESNGIRHYLNNNESRFEQTPSPFIEESPIVIGNDVWIGQDVLIASDGITIHDGAVIAAKSVITKDVPPYAIVGGIPARVIKYRFDEHIIEQLMELKWWQYDFGQFETIKATDSIQSFIDKIKSLTFNKQLTPFTPSVVTKDDFIKLNN, from the coding sequence ATGACATCAACAATTAATGGTATTGTTTATTATACTGATAACATTCACTTACAACAACTACATCACCATTCAACTGTTTACACTACAAATAATGTACTTCAATTTTTAGACGATCATTATATTTCAACGAAAATATCAGACCGTGGACATATTATGCGCGTAAACGATCCAATCTATATTGCTGATCATGCTATTATAGAACCTTATACAACATTTGGAGGCACTAACTACTTCTTTACAATGGGGGCCTTTAGCTACACAAGAAGTTTATTACCATTAAACACAATCGTAGGTAGGTACACATCTATCGCGCATTCGGTTAGTCGAATGGGTATAAACCATCCAATAGACCGTTTTTCTTCATCATCGATTACTTATGAAAGTGAAAGTAATGGAATACGTCATTATTTAAACAATAATGAGTCACGTTTTGAACAGACTCCTTCACCTTTTATTGAAGAATCTCCCATAGTCATTGGAAATGATGTATGGATAGGGCAAGACGTATTAATTGCGTCTGATGGAATCACAATACATGACGGGGCTGTTATTGCTGCTAAATCGGTTATTACAAAAGATGTTCCTCCATATGCAATTGTTGGTGGAATACCTGCGCGTGTAATAAAATACCGATTTGATGAGCATATTATAGAACAATTGATGGAATTAAAGTGGTGGCAATATGATTTTGGTCAATTCGAAACGATTAAAGCAACCGATTCAATCCAATCCTTTATTGATAAAATTAAATCACTAACATTCAATAAACAATTAACACCTTTTACTCCATCTGTTGTAACTAAAGATGACTTTATCAAATTAAATAATTGA
- a CDS encoding DUF4004 family protein gives MEDLISKKELLQRCNISYGQLYRWKRKKLIPEDWFIRKSTYTGQESFFPKNKMIERIELIKTLKEDHSLDELYKILEEGYEAIQSEEYSSSLFAEPYWNIAQSIINYCNNVSRNEVMTLMFIELALSSGYFSKEEVLESAETYYHNDKHDVNYYFVRSMGVFILVCAKEVVSLSKNSKIVYELDDTKIQLALNQKLKRGNHNDDKSKY, from the coding sequence ATGGAAGATTTAATCTCTAAAAAAGAGTTGCTTCAAAGGTGTAATATTAGTTATGGACAGTTGTATCGATGGAAACGAAAAAAACTTATTCCTGAAGATTGGTTTATTAGAAAGTCTACATATACAGGGCAAGAATCATTTTTCCCAAAAAATAAAATGATTGAGCGTATTGAATTAATTAAGACTTTGAAAGAAGACCATTCTTTAGATGAATTGTACAAAATACTTGAAGAAGGTTATGAAGCTATTCAATCTGAGGAGTACAGTAGTAGTTTATTTGCTGAGCCCTATTGGAACATTGCACAATCAATTATTAATTATTGTAACAATGTTTCGCGTAATGAAGTGATGACGTTAATGTTCATAGAACTTGCTTTAAGCTCAGGATATTTTTCAAAAGAAGAAGTGTTAGAAAGCGCAGAGACTTATTATCATAACGACAAACATGATGTAAATTATTATTTTGTAAGATCGATGGGTGTATTTATACTTGTTTGCGCCAAAGAGGTAGTCAGTTTAAGTAAAAATTCAAAAATTGTATATGAGTTAGATGATACAAAGATTCAATTAGCCTTAAATCAAAAATTGAAACGAGGTAATCATAATGACGATAAATCTAAATATTAA
- a CDS encoding Abi family protein: protein MNTQKIKFDYNEMINYFHTKGITSELTNSQMIYQLSTKTYFYKFISYRKNFDKKENNQYINLSFEILQDLASIDVDLRYLVIKMSLDIEHQLKTIIMNEITKNKSEDGYSIIYKFIATSKDPTNTKKQLMINNKKSIYNQQFYEKYHTDPPIWVAFESMSFGLLIDFTDFYISHYPNTSIKALHPLLYSVRHLRNNAAHSSPILNQITEKNFYDHSRTVTQYVNRYIGKTSTRNKLRVQKIYDLTSLIILYEYLMPNSRLKRERKKEIIGFLKRVKKNSHYYSKHIQLETVYLYFIKLILKKSK, encoded by the coding sequence ATGAATACCCAAAAAATTAAATTTGATTACAATGAAATGATAAATTACTTTCATACAAAAGGTATTACAAGTGAACTAACCAACTCTCAAATGATATATCAACTTTCTACAAAAACTTATTTTTACAAATTTATAAGTTATCGAAAAAATTTTGATAAGAAAGAAAATAATCAATATATTAATCTTTCATTTGAAATATTACAAGATTTAGCAAGTATAGATGTAGATTTACGATATTTAGTAATTAAAATGTCTTTAGACATTGAACATCAATTAAAAACTATTATTATGAATGAAATCACTAAAAATAAAAGCGAAGACGGCTATTCAATTATTTATAAATTTATAGCTACAAGTAAGGATCCTACCAACACAAAAAAACAATTAATGATTAACAATAAGAAATCTATATATAATCAACAATTTTATGAAAAATACCACACTGATCCACCAATATGGGTTGCATTTGAATCTATGTCTTTTGGTTTGTTAATTGATTTTACTGATTTTTATATTTCTCACTATCCTAATACATCAATTAAAGCTCTACATCCACTTCTTTATTCCGTTCGGCATTTGAGAAATAATGCAGCTCATAGTTCACCAATATTAAATCAGATTACTGAAAAAAATTTCTATGATCATAGCCGTACAGTTACTCAATATGTAAATAGATATATTGGTAAAACTAGCACACGAAATAAATTGAGAGTCCAAAAAATATATGATTTAACTTCATTAATTATTCTTTATGAGTATCTCATGCCGAATAGTAGACTAAAACGTGAACGAAAAAAAGAAATAATCGGATTTTTAAAGCGTGTCAAAAAAAATTCTCATTATTACTCTAAACACATTCAACTAGAAACAGTTTATTTATATTTCATTAAATTAATACTGAAAAAATCAAAATAA
- a CDS encoding cyclic GMP-AMP synthase DncV-like nucleotidyltransferase — MAEDRIQGSMAMHTITQNDKKDYDIDVGIVFEADCLNSLGAQATRNMVANALERKTRQFAQPPEVKTSCVRLKYSSLGYHMDFAVFQRSKEYEWDDNYIYEHAGAEWTKRHIKALEEWFIDRI, encoded by the coding sequence ATTGCAGAGGATCGTATTCAAGGTAGCATGGCTATGCATACCATTACGCAGAATGACAAGAAGGATTATGACATTGATGTAGGTATAGTATTTGAAGCAGATTGTCTTAATAGTTTAGGTGCACAAGCTACTCGTAATATGGTAGCAAACGCTCTTGAAAGAAAAACTAGGCAATTTGCACAACCTCCTGAAGTAAAAACTAGTTGTGTACGTTTAAAGTATAGTTCTCTTGGTTATCATATGGATTTTGCTGTATTCCAACGTAGTAAAGAATATGAATGGGACGATAATTATATATATGAGCATGCAGGAGCAGAATGGACAAAAAGGCACATCAAGGCATTAGAAGAGTGGTTCATTGATCGGATATAG